A stretch of Myxococcus hansupus DNA encodes these proteins:
- a CDS encoding response regulator, whose product MPHVLIVDDERDLAELIDFNLRGSGFTTHVAHTGEEALAASRAQNPDLVLLDLMLPDMSGIDVCRQLRASPPSRGVLIVMLTAKGEESDRIRGFEVGADDYVVKPFSVRELVLRLKAILRRGASTTGNAAPLALGPLRLDVASHRFFVEEREVSLTALEFRLLEHLLARLGRVQTREQLLEEVWGLSSSLETRTIDTHVMRLRDKLGPARTLLETVRGVGYRMLDPATN is encoded by the coding sequence ATGCCCCATGTCCTCATCGTCGACGACGAACGCGACCTCGCGGAGCTCATTGATTTCAACCTGCGGGGTTCAGGCTTCACCACCCACGTAGCCCACACCGGCGAAGAAGCGCTGGCGGCCTCACGTGCCCAGAACCCCGACCTCGTGCTGCTGGATTTGATGCTGCCCGACATGTCCGGCATCGACGTCTGCCGGCAGTTGCGCGCGAGCCCGCCCTCACGGGGCGTGCTCATCGTCATGCTCACCGCCAAGGGCGAGGAGTCGGACCGCATCCGCGGCTTCGAGGTGGGCGCGGACGACTACGTGGTGAAACCCTTCAGTGTGCGGGAGCTGGTGCTGCGCCTGAAGGCCATCCTCCGCCGGGGCGCGTCCACCACCGGCAACGCGGCGCCGCTCGCGCTGGGGCCCCTGCGCCTGGACGTCGCCTCGCACCGCTTCTTCGTGGAGGAGCGCGAGGTGTCCCTCACCGCGCTCGAGTTCCGGCTGCTGGAACACCTGCTCGCCCGTCTGGGCCGGGTGCAGACGCGTGAGCAGCTCCTGGAAGAGGTCTGGGGCCTGTCCTCGTCCCTGGAGACGCGCACCATCGACACCCACGTCATGCGCCTGCGCGACAAGCTGGGCCCCGCGCGGACCCTGCTGGAGACGGTCCGCGGTGTTGGCTACCGGATGCTGGACCCCGCGACCAACTAG